In the genome of Mercurialis annua linkage group LG8, ddMerAnnu1.2, whole genome shotgun sequence, the window aaaggaaaaatgtcaagaaaagtccaaaatgaagtacagggaccaaagtggtaatttagccactttgtgtcgaaaatagaaatattggattttgacgggaaagtgttaatatcgggctttgtattatttatcggatataaataatacgtataagtcgtaataaaagagtttatcgatttagctatggactaaatcgtaggaaagaaaagttcaaaggatAATTTGTAAAGAAGAAGGAAAACAAGGATCAAAACAGCCTATTAaccatgatatataagtgaTGATATATGAAAGAAATGAAATCAGAGAGAGCGAAGGAAAGGACTCCAGAAGCTTCATTCCACCGatcgatcgtttcgccgccgtttcttcgttcgacgtccgattcgcgtgattttcgcggcaatctcttcagaatcgagagCTCTATCGATCttaagcttcgtttcaaggtaaatcttcgaaaattttggttaaaaatcgATAATACGGGGCTGTTTTGAGGTTTATGATGTATTTGatgattttagtttgattttgacgtttttgaagaaacgaGAGTGCGGGTTTTGTTGAAAATAATGTTGTATACGTGTGTAGTAGGTCGGGGTGCGGCGGAAcggcccggaaacgacgtttccggggccGTGCATAGCGgcagctatgcgcccgcatagcagaagctatgcgagcgcatagccaggctatgcgcccgcatagcccagcaaggctatgcgcccgcatagccaaGCAAggctatgcgagcgcatagccGAGCCGTGCACCGCTCGCACGACGGTTTCTGTAAGGtgctaaaatggacttttagccgaGGGACCAAAATGGGCTTTTAGCCAAAAGGAAAcgagattttgatattttgaatattaaacccTAATATTCAATTAAAGACCCCGATAACTTAAAAAAGTGAGATTTAGCTCGATGTTTTACACGAGCTATGTTTATGAAAAATGTTAAGGGAATTATATAATTTCCGAATACAAGGAATGGTATTCGATAAGTCGTGGGTACGACTAAGAGTTTccgaatacgtaaataattcTAAGAATGAAATCAACATctaaattatgaaagtattaaacatataatccacgtctgactattaaacgttaattaatatgtaacaGACGTACGACCAGGCAGTGAGGGCACTAGAGGTGTACTAGTACGGGCATATTGCCACATTGATCTTATtgtagagtggatagcggtcactgtgagttgcactttactttcgtgtattataattaatgttattttatatagatatatatatactgtttacacgcatcgcaatACATAcgattgattgaaatgttatatgtttatttaatttctatatacaagaactagtatgcgatccgatgaaactagctacctattgggtgtcaataggctgtgtgatcaccagtatcgagtcagtctagtatgtttgcatttgagaaatgacttgacacagctgggagctgttgacgattataaaatttacgtggctgggccaccagcgagttagactcgcgattgatatttacgattgggtttttgatacgagtgagtactcggctacggtgtagtctggagtccccgtatctagtggctgggccactagcgagttagactcgcgattgatatttacgattgggttgaatgataatgattattcgagaaatgtgtcccatgctaggatattagtttcgtacggatcaaatacatgtttatatgttttatattattgttttattgagatgcgatgctatgtttttataataataccgttagtaaatgcacactcactcagtatttcccaaatactgacccttcacctttgatgtctttcaggtgcttagcttgtggacttaggtagagaccaattttgaagtccagaagtcagctgtatatgttagtttctgacttctgtgaatgctgcagtagtggtccttcgTCGACAGTATAGTAGCCtggacagcagttcattttgattgtatatattaactgctgtcattattttatatgcatttttgataggctacgtgttatatataaatatacgaTCCACagcccagatgccggtgagttGTTTTGAAAAACTAACTGATGTacatagtaccgcgaggccagttcgtacagggtacggtaactagagcccgcgaggttttgaagcagttagtgtaaatgtatgattatatgatatatatgtatatttgcttctgttgtttgttattgtttgtttatattacatttgcgaaaaattaattgtgattttaggcttgctacgggttccggagctaccactcccgttccctagcgccggttgcggctcaatattttgggtcgtgaaaTTAACGGGGCTACACATCTCCGTTAGCTAGGTGGTGATTCGTCCAAAAAAATTGAGTACAGGTGTTTATATGTACTTCTTTTTGTATGATGGGTTATTTGTACCAAGTGAAAAAATTCAATGGCCTTTTTACACTTTTTGCCTAAATTGTAACAAGAACTTCTTTTCTAAATAGAGgtagattataaattaaaacaaaaagattcattttatttcttaaatttgtcacaaaatatcaattaaatttaaattatgcttaaaaacacataaatttaacattttagctcattttatttattgagcttcaaattatttaatatttttctgtcAAATCAGCTctaatatgtataaaatattccaatattttttttacatcacCTATGAGTggttaaaacaaatcaaaatacaGTAGACCATCTActagttaatatttaataaattaataattctaataattaattgaaaattgaGGGAACCAACTTCGTTACAcgttgtataattaataattctattattttataattaataaaatttaaaatatattctacaggaatattaaatattagaaagatttttttaaaaaaacatatatagtaattgatgatttatttgagacaACACTAACCTTGATTTGTAAGGTAAAAGCTGAAATgccatcaaattataattttcttgtttgtttgagaaaatttcaataaaaattattagataaacaagTAAAAGCAAGTgaaacatatataatataaaaagatattaaaacGTATTTTACTTCATGAATACAGCTTttcgataattattttttaataacaagttgaaatttttgaactagatataaaattatttcttttaaactGAGTGATTGTGAAGTTATTTAGTgagcttttttttatataatatattattaatattaggtttacgaatgtagatgctttaaaatatattttataatttttataatttttctatacaaattcaataaattaataattttaataattaataaattttgactaccatatatattaattattagagggttgaCTGTACCAAACTCGGagcgtatttttgtaaaatcataaatttggTGTCAATTGATTTTTTGTGCCAAAATTTAAAAGGCAAAATGACCAGCAAGTGTATTGTGAAACCCGGAACAATCCATTTTCTCATTACTCAGTCATTTCTATGTTTGTTCCTCTCTCCTACATTTCCTGGAAATATCCAAACGGAACATTCCTCAACTCCATCAATTAATTATAACATTCCTCAATTCCAGcaattaattatctttttatttactcttgcattgtttattttttatttattcttacCAGTAAGATGGTGTTCTCTTACAAGATCTTGTTTCTGTTTTGTGTTGCGTGTTTGAGATCAACTAGCTTCGTCGAGTCTCGCAATGTGACTGATCTTCAGGCCCTGCTTGAATTTATGTCCAAAATCACTCATGATCCTTTTCAGCTTTTGAGCTCATGGAATGCTACCACCCATTTTTGTCGCTGGCAAGGCGTGACCTGCGGCCGCGGCCGGAGAGTCACGGTGCTGAACTTGCAGTCTGCAAGACTGTCAGGCTCTATATCACCTTATATCACCAACTTAAGCTATATGAAGTCACTCAATCTTCAAAATAATAGCTTCAGTCATGAAATCCCACAACAGATTGGGCATTTAAGTTACCTGGAAGAGCTCAACTTGAGCAATAATTCTTTAACTGGGAAAATTCCTACAAGTATATCGAAATGCTCAAATCTGATTGTTATTCAATTGGGTTATAACAAGCTGCAAGGAGTTGTTCCTGAAGAACTCGGTGCCCTCTCGAACCTGCAAGTTGTTTCTATGCCTGCAAACAAACTGACAGGAAAAATCCCCGATTCGCTTGGAAATATGTCACAGCTTTATGAATTGTTTCTCTCTGACAATCAATTGGTTGGCAAGGTATGTTGAGTTATATTCTTTTAGTACTTTCAACATAATGCTTAAACATTCAATTAGTAAATGAATTTCAATCCGTAATCTTACAGTTTAACTCACCGGAAAGCTAACCCTTCAACTCGTTAGCACGGTCTAGTCCTTCTCCCTTCACTAGCATGCATTAAGTGTCCCGTTGTCATATGCGCATAGACAACTCAAGAGCAATTCTTTTCCGAATGCCGAGAAATTGCTCTATCACATTGACAAATTTTAAAGATCatgatatatatgataaatGTCCTATAATTTTGTTTTCTCTATGTGTTTCGCTCATGTCATAGACCCCTTGCAATCTTTTACTAATTAATAGtacttttaaagaaaaaaaataaaacagtaACATTTAGTGGATATTCAGGTATaagattgtatttttttaataggcttaaaaacaacataaaaatcTCAATTACTATGAGAAGTTTAGTCCGAtgaattgtttattattatgcCACTAAAACTAACAATTATCAACTACTTAACTATGTATTTACTTTGTTATGATTTATTTCCAACAAGGTACCAGACTCTCTAGGCCAGTTGAGAAAGCTGAAAGTGTTGGCTCTTAGATCAAATGAGCTTTTCGGTACAATTCCTTCGTCACTCTTCAATATTTCTTCTCTCCAGCACATAGACATAGCACAGAATCATTTCCATGGAAATCTTCCATCAGATTTCGGGTTGTTGCTTCCCAATATTCGATGGTTTGCAATCGACTCAAACGAGTTTACAGGGAAAATTCCTGCTTCATTCTCTAATGCCACAAATCTTGAATTATTGTCTCTGATCGAAAACAATCTTACTGGAGAAGTTCCTTGTCTAGCAAAGTTACATAAGCTTCGGGCTTTTTCCGTTAGTTTCAACAATCTCGGAACAGAAAGAGCTGATGACTTGAACTTTCTCCGTTCTCTGACCAACGCAACAGCGTTGGAACATCTAGGCATCAATGGAAATAGCTTTGGAGGAGTCTTACCTGACACCATAGCCAATCTTTCTACTAGTCTGAGAGTATTGTTACTCGATAACAATCGAATATTTGGAAGCCTTCCATTTGACATAGGAAATCTTGTGAGGTtagaagattttgaaatgtggAATAATCAACTCTCAGGTTTCATTCCAGAGAGTATTGGAAAGCTTCAAAATCTAATGGTATTGGCTTTGAACAATAATATGCTTTCAGGAAACCTTCCATCCTCTGTCGGAAACTTGACGAGTTTAGTTCAATTTCTAGTACAAAATAACAATCTTTCAGGGAGGATTCCTTCAGATCTTGGCAGATGTCAAAATTTGGTTGGATTGGATCTTTCTGAGAACAATTTTACTGGTTCCATACCCTCTGAAATTTTAAGGATTTCTTCATTGTCAACTCATCTTAATTTATCTGGAAACAATTTGTCCGGTAACTTGGCAATTGAAGTAGGAAATCTGAATAACCTAAGGGAACTCGATGTTTCAGGAAACAAATTATCAGGCAAAATTCCAAGCTATCTTGGTAATTGCATAAGCCTGGAGATACTAAAAATGGATGGAAATAACTTTCAAGGGCTGCTTTCTTCATCCTTGAGTTCATTGAATGCTCTAAGGATTTTAGATTTATCTCACAATAACTTGTCGGGTGAAATTCCAGAGTTTTTGTCAAGTTTTGGTGTATTGCAGTTTTTGAACCTCTCGTACAACAATTTTCAAGGCATAATGCCCAGAAAAGGGGCAATCTTTCAGAATGCAAGTGCTATTTCAGTGGAAGGAAACAATTTGCTTTGTGGAGGAATTTCTGAATTCCAATTACGCATATGCAATTCTAGAACGAAGAAAACGAGTAGATCGACACTAGGATTGAAGACAGCTATTGCTGCAATTTCAGGAAtcatattgttattttttattagtttctggAAGCTCAGCAGGCAGACGAAACTGAAACAAAGAACTGATCAAGAATACTTTTCGTACAAGAATAGGATGATGGAATTGTCTTACCACACACTCTATAAAGCTACTGATGGATTTTCTTCAGCAAATATGATCGGAATGGGCGGTTTTGGATCAGTCTATAAAGCCTGGCTTGACAGAGAAAAAGAAGCT includes:
- the LOC126659684 gene encoding probable LRR receptor-like serine/threonine-protein kinase At3g47570; translation: MVFSYKILFLFCVACLRSTSFVESRNVTDLQALLEFMSKITHDPFQLLSSWNATTHFCRWQGVTCGRGRRVTVLNLQSARLSGSISPYITNLSYMKSLNLQNNSFSHEIPQQIGHLSYLEELNLSNNSLTGKIPTSISKCSNLIVIQLGYNKLQGVVPEELGALSNLQVVSMPANKLTGKIPDSLGNMSQLYELFLSDNQLVGKVPDSLGQLRKLKVLALRSNELFGTIPSSLFNISSLQHIDIAQNHFHGNLPSDFGLLLPNIRWFAIDSNEFTGKIPASFSNATNLELLSLIENNLTGEVPCLAKLHKLRAFSVSFNNLGTERADDLNFLRSLTNATALEHLGINGNSFGGVLPDTIANLSTSLRVLLLDNNRIFGSLPFDIGNLVRLEDFEMWNNQLSGFIPESIGKLQNLMVLALNNNMLSGNLPSSVGNLTSLVQFLVQNNNLSGRIPSDLGRCQNLVGLDLSENNFTGSIPSEILRISSLSTHLNLSGNNLSGNLAIEVGNLNNLRELDVSGNKLSGKIPSYLGNCISLEILKMDGNNFQGLLSSSLSSLNALRILDLSHNNLSGEIPEFLSSFGVLQFLNLSYNNFQGIMPRKGAIFQNASAISVEGNNLLCGGISEFQLRICNSRTKKTSRSTLGLKTAIAAISGIILLFFISFWKLSRQTKLKQRTDQEYFSYKNRMMELSYHTLYKATDGFSSANMIGMGGFGSVYKAWLDREKEALVAVKVFNLTRGGANKSFLAECEALRNIRHRNLVKVITACSSVDYDGDEFKALVFELMVNGSLDKWLHSKTRNLNLLQRLNIAMDVACALEYLHHHCKPQIVHCDLKSSNILVDEEMIGHVSDFGLASFILQSAQNNSTQISSMGVRGTIGYAPPEYAMGKEVSTCGDIYSYGILLLEMFTGKRPVDKMFRQGLSLHNYVKTALPDRGVEIVDPILRSEIEESETSIDGSDGEICAGRSTNRLIVCLNGILKVGIYCSVDSPIERMSILVAIRMLTSIKNELVGVIGIGIRSERQSSTSIQSKIRNIRDLL